A window from Leptospira meyeri encodes these proteins:
- a CDS encoding S1C family serine protease, whose translation MERKTSIPPVVYINFALVFVLLFAIFFPEIRSAVTKLFASPKPISSSKQSQAIQIQTSFRNVYREAQQFVVSIRTKKTEMIFHPYAFGESREDRISSIGSGFIIDERGFVVTNYHVIKNAEIIEIIMSDGRIFPARYVGSHERADIALLKIPSNDRFTPAFLGNSDEIEVGDWAIAVGSPYGLEKTFTVGVVSAKSREDLDETGQTHIQTDTAINPGSSGGPLLNIYGEVVGINRMIRSSSGASAGIGFAIPISYAKRVLRQIEQNVGQNIRPATLGVMATAPLPDHRRSLGIPGETVGVLVYDIEPNSSAEKGGLRRYDFIEGANGLQIRHINDLREQVGLVGLGGVLRLKILRDTQEMELSIPLVEAAYKKGQ comes from the coding sequence ATGGAAAGAAAAACTTCGATTCCGCCAGTCGTCTACATTAACTTTGCCTTAGTTTTTGTACTTTTGTTCGCAATCTTCTTTCCCGAGATTCGATCAGCTGTCACAAAACTATTTGCATCTCCTAAACCAATTTCATCTAGCAAACAAAGCCAGGCCATTCAGATCCAAACTAGTTTTCGTAATGTATATCGCGAAGCCCAACAATTTGTCGTTTCGATTCGGACCAAAAAAACAGAGATGATTTTCCATCCATATGCTTTCGGCGAAAGCAGGGAAGATCGGATTTCTTCCATTGGCAGTGGTTTTATCATCGATGAGAGAGGGTTTGTTGTCACAAACTACCACGTCATCAAAAATGCAGAGATTATAGAAATTATCATGTCGGATGGTCGCATTTTCCCTGCTCGTTATGTGGGAAGCCATGAACGGGCGGACATTGCCTTGTTAAAAATCCCAAGTAACGACCGTTTTACTCCGGCTTTTTTAGGAAATTCGGATGAAATTGAGGTCGGGGATTGGGCCATTGCTGTTGGCTCGCCTTATGGACTCGAAAAAACATTTACTGTGGGTGTGGTATCTGCCAAATCTCGAGAAGATTTGGACGAAACGGGACAAACCCATATCCAAACGGATACAGCCATCAATCCAGGCTCCAGTGGTGGCCCGCTATTGAATATTTATGGAGAAGTGGTGGGAATCAATCGTATGATTCGCTCATCGTCTGGGGCGAGCGCCGGGATAGGATTTGCAATTCCCATTAGTTATGCGAAACGGGTCCTACGACAAATCGAACAGAATGTAGGACAGAACATTCGTCCTGCCACTCTTGGTGTAATGGCCACTGCTCCGCTACCTGATCACAGGCGTTCTCTTGGAATTCCAGGAGAAACCGTTGGAGTTTTGGTTTATGACATAGAACCAAATTCTTCTGCGGAAAAAGGCGGACTGCGTCGGTATGACTTTATAGAGGGTGCAAATGGCCTCCAAATCCGCCATATCAACGATTTACGAGAACAAGTGGGACTTGTTGGTCTCGGAGGCGTCTTACGGTTGAAGATATTACGGGATACCCAAGAGATGGAATTATCGATCCCTTTGGTCGAAGCCGCCTATAAAAAGGGCCAGTAA
- a CDS encoding aminopeptidase — MPKPLPLLPIPLPCRTKKIPRIFLFLLIPLFLSGCLPYLFHLGKEQSSIILGREKIDEILKHQGLDSQTKQKLNLIREARMFAIGELALNEKGGFEYYTKLDREEIGWNVSASEALELKSYTWWFPIAGTVPYKGFFEKEMAISLEKELKREGLDTRIRPIGGYSTLGWFSDPVLSPQLKWPDYRLVGLVFHEMAHATVYLAGDSILNESYASYVEEKGIELYYTKKEGEKSANLEKFRRDKTRREVTLHLLKKYAEKLKILYASPLENEQKRIQKNLLMVEFKEEVIQKKLVPEEKSKEFLAREWNNEDFLGTLRYHSGEVSFETLFQKSNNNFQKFHEEVKKLFDLSEEERKKFLNETL, encoded by the coding sequence ATGCCAAAACCCCTTCCACTTTTGCCGATTCCCCTTCCTTGTCGAACCAAAAAGATTCCTCGAATATTCTTGTTTTTACTGATTCCGCTTTTTCTTTCCGGGTGTTTGCCTTATTTATTTCATCTGGGGAAGGAACAATCTTCGATCATCTTGGGTCGTGAAAAAATAGATGAAATTCTAAAACACCAAGGTTTGGATTCGCAAACAAAACAAAAATTAAACTTAATCCGAGAAGCAAGAATGTTTGCCATCGGGGAACTCGCGCTAAACGAAAAAGGTGGATTTGAATATTATACAAAATTAGATAGAGAAGAAATAGGTTGGAATGTAAGTGCTTCAGAAGCATTAGAGTTAAAGTCTTATACATGGTGGTTTCCCATTGCTGGTACTGTTCCCTATAAAGGGTTCTTTGAAAAAGAAATGGCCATTTCTTTAGAAAAAGAATTAAAAAGAGAAGGTTTAGACACACGCATCCGCCCTATCGGAGGATACTCGACACTTGGTTGGTTTTCTGATCCAGTATTGTCTCCCCAGTTAAAATGGCCAGACTATCGACTTGTGGGACTCGTTTTTCATGAAATGGCACATGCAACTGTTTACCTCGCTGGGGATTCCATATTAAATGAGTCTTATGCAAGTTATGTGGAAGAAAAGGGAATCGAATTATATTATACTAAGAAGGAAGGGGAAAAAAGTGCCAATTTGGAGAAATTCCGTAGAGATAAAACAAGAAGAGAAGTTACCCTGCATCTTTTGAAAAAATATGCGGAAAAATTAAAAATACTGTATGCCTCTCCTCTAGAGAATGAACAAAAGAGAATTCAAAAAAACTTGCTTATGGTTGAATTCAAAGAAGAAGTGATTCAAAAAAAATTAGTCCCCGAAGAAAAATCCAAAGAATTTTTAGCAAGGGAATGGAATAACGAAGATTTTTTAGGTACACTTCGTTACCATTCGGGTGAAGTCAGTTTTGAAACTTTGTTTCAAAAATCTAACAATAACTTCCAAAAATTTCATGAAGAAGTAAAAAAACTTTTTGATCTATCAGAGGAAGAACGCAAAAAATTTTTAAACGAAACTCTTTAA
- a CDS encoding PD40 domain-containing protein: MTNVDFDYSAISKNYFSPTQSKPFPLTVQRGNNLYSSTTNDGRYLFYATDQKGNFDIWFRDLKSSVVVPVTNHPFSESKPSISPNGKYLVFVSEEFDSEGDLILLPMDIEEWTHELLKGNRFVSDEFIQLTNKPNKKGEYTKGVIDTDPVWSPDGKIIYFVSDRFTPGLPNICAIKLENQDKITQVTTQGATSPYVSADGNHIYFISYFEEPKGEVYRIGLQNSEIQRITNNSYLDFSPTVDPKSKNLYYASIRKDTNQNGKLDERDNSILVMKNLETGEERVLSSGETSNFDVRYSNFNGGSILFSASYFNAINIYFIPENGAIPKQPNIREQYQYAKNFSAGQSLESYFLALDSVELFYSDDPLFSVYSARVAILKYISLVRVGKKEEARIFFESYRQKSALSQNQFALFLLHWEESNQNHKKFDFLKEIQAVTNSKWTKDALAMLYHLHVDELEKDKKNTAAFDNLRLIYERFPDYHQIDEIKRRLGGFEFQPNSLKLSQLYKEMIQGWEQEKVRYLSNPSLPFSNNHKRDLRFLLEDVIQKITENRNSDSIIAYVDTLLADPDTNQIQQYSIALKYLKAKALSDIRKFNESNTILDSIIPIPIQVDLEPPGKPSIFETPSFIAEYKSPILLRANLLKYYNQKSAGNTSDALRNLKIYLEFYDPVLGVDLGEEDIQSAFFYFENKAVEFERIGDLLQSSFHYFFNNQNMFLVKTRNLYLDSLYKEYAIYYQRKMVDTIFLYGKKIREEEERALLNQLNILSKDKLNVVGNISGITSLLTDNELLRGVVDIKDFEKIEVLSEKALSWTELYYKQAVPRARPYLDLATLYGYSYYLINKYVTFESYYYSTGTMTDARKTEILENFKRAELELRWIIYADPTHYDAYQLLGWLYQYVDLIKMQKNQKSGEVDSEVYEALYKKYFPDKNLEANIELYNQILVFLGDEYGDRKVLSDLNLNLGNNYFLLSNFPKANESYRKVEDVSAYLSVKNQFEGYKQEAIYRFNYGKSLIYQGQYKKASEQFSKSIDIYFKNEYYQSVNTYASEPNSFSLGKLNEIRSKLALLFSLKGLSELEFGIYEEAIASFQTAIAYNKDVKFISPVNLANYLAIAFQKIGRFRDSYQMLNLAESEYNQNQESVVTRFRKWSFSNLFFGDSFRVKGEGRFPGEFPNDFKYLLTLGIRIENHIEQEEYTAALSEIQTRNELITSKDLDETIIGKNILAKSRQVEAQIYQRSNLQVEAVEHYKELTNILFENKSNKGIENLFQNYAHSIFSLQESSDFSLEIKRKFLEQFLHQLEIWKQREVANCTEPIEFCENQFRSNNPKFDIVYGATLYYLSLHLESEGKDFHHILGRAVEALENPGLVDPRIIGLSNDPIPRRTRIRAQLNLYSVYMKLGDIFMAEKKWKETSELAYEFRLDEEMFWANAQRFKWEKFNIGSEKKSNHLLFGKEAFQTYQSNLNVRLFSPKHRLVDFLETYSETQLTSNETKAFVNHWENFRSLELFRDLISAQFEFEDSKLNLYYQDLVKWVKGYRRLSNLISEKALKRESVVASLKQQTLEIQNLDGILGKIKQVSPERSPFLEPKRSATDLFLNGWIGFYPTNGSNVFLYFQEGKLKADVCRIQADLSACIPKIQNTYPTIQLIGMKANGGLVKSVLMEYHKLNIYPTIYFDRNHHELFSERTERRLKWVTIYGENEKKRQNQNVRALPSGNLGIYLYDTDYLVTNRPLSNQTSLFGDEKSQVFPLREIFQGSGSEISMIGMNEASFDTEKEWNLISKLFEVLRSKRVQNIVSYNSNNSEDFSSKRLDEFAKDPNRFLLGNWKEFSISKDGLEKKIKQLIEEGFLKEKSKEFVDAYENYYTASTLLDDGDQFLPGLELKLAKIKTEIFPNVPKKTIFRPLWIKYSKSPFQNQIRYEYLVSCLSSKEKEDCKYNSSDFIGDEKDLYLGALEFYFQLRSGNVKEIASKNELRSKVESKEDPFLQAYRLGTLYIQNYMFYEAESETNKLAKLAKTAKEKTVVKNRILEIYFHKGFLLGDKDIYLTTLTSTSAYNYGFKKDWKNFDEKVLSRDFTKFGYADSIYDSYRLRLYTAWKEQVQTGYFEPMSLTPEYLTSGESVLTKLSHLNRTLFYHLLLTSIPFQKNQEVNSLVELLLAEEVKEGRSYRTLFFRLELAKALLLRGDFEMASSMVSKIQSIDKELGEGNRFWQEKWNDLKWKLDYLKNQPSSIQHSNPFLKLFQLAKTQKPEEYIGILNEFNRKNRGEFLSPELKEEYEFFFHFLLQQSLEKNSSESFFDLAIARDMFRFTSSRFSDGDLYVKHIPNFEVHSEKLKKKMIGKQEFHGIFDHGKKTYLLSFASGKSLGREMFSDNKLIYRESVRYFRSAESGNQEVILRESLVDKYRTSLRLNKTSRHYIYSSGIHAVVPMVLPDMEYYSVASVPDFIANQTIKIASISPKKTDVSVLGWKSSLENEISANLLLWETNGKKDSSAAFSVDFAEIGWCQNHYLCSGGTPLFDTSGRSGSVTKLYANQRIGNSAQYTNDFSGVAYYLARENSGLFVLHSGIQSGVHNLFFLKQFLQTSDLPKPLHVRLVEGKEAARNSTIDDRFWIGYKLYTSAMIED; this comes from the coding sequence ATGACAAATGTCGATTTCGACTATTCTGCCATTTCAAAAAACTATTTTTCGCCAACTCAATCAAAACCTTTCCCACTTACCGTTCAAAGAGGTAACAATCTTTATAGCTCTACAACAAATGATGGTAGATATTTATTTTACGCAACAGATCAAAAAGGAAATTTCGATATTTGGTTTCGTGATTTAAAAAGTTCTGTCGTTGTGCCGGTAACAAATCACCCTTTTTCTGAATCAAAACCTTCTATATCACCTAACGGAAAGTATCTTGTGTTCGTTTCGGAGGAGTTTGACTCTGAAGGTGATTTGATTTTGTTGCCAATGGATATTGAGGAATGGACGCATGAATTGCTAAAAGGCAATCGTTTCGTTAGTGATGAATTCATTCAGCTTACCAATAAACCAAACAAAAAAGGGGAATACACCAAGGGAGTCATTGATACAGACCCTGTTTGGTCCCCAGATGGAAAAATAATCTATTTTGTTTCAGATCGTTTTACTCCTGGTTTACCAAATATTTGTGCTATTAAATTAGAAAATCAGGACAAAATAACGCAGGTTACAACTCAAGGCGCTACTTCTCCTTATGTTTCTGCGGATGGGAATCATATTTATTTTATATCATATTTTGAGGAACCTAAAGGTGAGGTTTATCGTATAGGTCTTCAAAATTCTGAAATCCAGAGAATAACAAATAATTCTTATTTAGATTTTTCTCCTACCGTTGATCCCAAATCTAAAAATTTATACTATGCTTCAATCCGAAAGGATACAAATCAAAATGGGAAATTGGATGAACGTGATAACAGTATCCTTGTTATGAAAAATTTGGAAACTGGTGAGGAACGAGTTCTATCTTCTGGTGAAACATCAAATTTTGATGTTCGTTACTCAAATTTCAATGGAGGTTCAATTCTTTTTTCTGCATCCTATTTCAATGCGATTAATATATATTTTATTCCGGAAAATGGAGCCATCCCTAAACAACCGAACATCCGTGAGCAGTATCAATATGCAAAAAATTTTTCTGCGGGACAAAGTTTAGAATCATATTTTTTGGCTTTGGATTCGGTTGAATTGTTTTACTCCGATGATCCTTTGTTTTCGGTTTATTCTGCAAGAGTAGCAATTTTAAAATATATTTCTTTGGTGCGAGTTGGGAAAAAAGAAGAAGCGCGAATCTTTTTTGAATCTTATCGTCAAAAATCAGCACTGAGCCAAAATCAATTTGCCCTTTTTTTGTTACACTGGGAGGAATCGAATCAGAATCACAAAAAATTCGACTTTTTAAAGGAAATACAGGCGGTGACTAACTCTAAGTGGACGAAAGATGCTTTGGCAATGTTATATCATCTTCATGTGGATGAATTAGAGAAAGATAAAAAAAATACCGCTGCTTTTGATAATTTGAGATTAATATACGAACGTTTTCCAGATTACCATCAAATCGATGAAATAAAGCGAAGGTTAGGTGGTTTTGAATTCCAACCTAATTCTTTAAAGTTATCACAATTATACAAAGAAATGATCCAAGGATGGGAGCAGGAGAAGGTTCGTTATTTATCAAACCCGAGTCTTCCGTTTTCGAATAATCACAAAAGGGATCTTCGGTTTCTTTTGGAAGACGTAATTCAAAAAATAACAGAAAACCGAAACAGCGATTCAATTATTGCTTACGTTGATACATTGCTTGCTGATCCAGATACCAACCAAATTCAACAATATTCTATCGCACTAAAATATCTCAAGGCCAAGGCTTTGTCGGATATTCGAAAGTTTAATGAATCAAATACAATTTTGGATTCTATTATTCCTATACCTATTCAGGTGGATTTGGAACCTCCAGGAAAACCTTCTATTTTTGAAACACCATCGTTTATTGCTGAATACAAAAGCCCCATTTTATTGCGTGCCAATTTATTAAAATATTATAACCAAAAATCTGCGGGCAATACCTCGGATGCGTTACGAAACTTAAAAATATATTTAGAGTTTTACGATCCGGTTCTTGGTGTTGATTTAGGTGAGGAAGATATTCAAAGTGCTTTCTTCTATTTCGAAAACAAGGCAGTTGAGTTCGAAAGAATTGGTGATTTACTTCAATCTTCTTTTCATTACTTCTTTAATAATCAAAACATGTTTCTTGTAAAAACTAGAAATCTATATTTAGACTCTTTATACAAAGAGTATGCAATTTATTACCAGCGAAAGATGGTGGACACTATTTTTTTGTATGGGAAAAAAATACGTGAAGAAGAAGAACGCGCTTTATTGAATCAACTTAATATCTTGAGTAAAGATAAACTGAATGTGGTAGGAAATATTTCAGGTATAACATCTTTGCTTACTGATAACGAACTGCTTCGTGGTGTTGTTGATATTAAGGATTTTGAAAAAATTGAAGTCCTCTCCGAAAAAGCGCTTAGTTGGACCGAATTATATTACAAACAAGCTGTACCTCGTGCTAGGCCATATTTGGACCTTGCTACACTTTATGGATATTCGTATTACCTGATTAATAAATATGTAACTTTTGAGTCTTATTATTATTCTACGGGTACAATGACCGATGCTCGTAAGACAGAAATTTTAGAAAACTTCAAAAGAGCAGAATTGGAACTTCGTTGGATCATTTATGCTGACCCAACGCATTATGATGCATACCAATTACTTGGTTGGCTTTATCAGTATGTTGATTTAATTAAAATGCAGAAGAACCAAAAGTCGGGGGAGGTTGATTCTGAGGTATATGAAGCACTTTATAAAAAATATTTTCCTGATAAAAATTTAGAAGCTAATATTGAGCTATATAATCAGATTTTAGTTTTTTTGGGTGATGAATACGGTGATCGTAAGGTACTCTCTGATCTTAATTTAAACCTAGGTAATAATTATTTCCTTTTAAGCAACTTTCCAAAAGCCAATGAAAGTTATCGCAAAGTTGAAGATGTATCTGCTTATTTATCTGTTAAAAATCAATTTGAAGGATATAAGCAAGAGGCAATCTATCGATTTAATTATGGGAAATCATTAATTTATCAAGGACAATATAAAAAAGCATCCGAACAATTTTCTAAATCAATAGATATTTATTTTAAAAATGAATACTACCAGTCTGTGAACACTTATGCTTCCGAACCGAATTCTTTTTCTTTAGGAAAATTAAATGAAATTCGATCTAAGTTGGCTCTTTTATTTTCATTAAAAGGTTTATCTGAATTAGAATTTGGAATTTACGAAGAAGCCATTGCTTCCTTTCAGACTGCCATCGCCTACAACAAAGATGTGAAGTTTATTAGTCCAGTTAACTTGGCAAATTATTTGGCGATTGCATTTCAAAAAATTGGTCGCTTTCGAGATTCCTATCAAATGTTAAATTTAGCAGAAAGCGAATATAACCAGAATCAAGAATCCGTTGTAACACGATTTCGAAAATGGAGTTTTTCTAATTTGTTTTTTGGTGATAGCTTTCGTGTTAAAGGGGAAGGTAGATTCCCTGGTGAGTTCCCAAATGATTTTAAATACTTATTAACCTTGGGAATTCGAATCGAAAATCATATTGAACAGGAAGAATACACTGCTGCTCTCTCAGAAATCCAAACAAGAAATGAATTAATCACCTCCAAGGATTTAGATGAGACAATCATTGGTAAAAACATTCTCGCAAAATCAAGACAGGTAGAGGCACAAATTTACCAAAGAAGTAACTTACAAGTAGAAGCAGTCGAACATTATAAAGAACTAACCAACATTCTTTTTGAAAATAAATCAAATAAGGGAATAGAAAATTTATTTCAAAATTATGCTCACTCGATTTTTTCGCTACAGGAATCCTCTGATTTTTCTTTAGAGATTAAACGTAAGTTCTTAGAGCAGTTTCTGCACCAATTAGAAATTTGGAAACAAAGAGAAGTTGCCAATTGTACCGAACCGATTGAGTTTTGTGAAAATCAATTCAGGTCAAACAATCCAAAGTTCGACATCGTATATGGAGCCACTTTGTATTATTTATCTCTTCATTTAGAGAGCGAAGGAAAAGATTTTCATCATATATTGGGGAGAGCCGTTGAGGCGTTGGAAAACCCTGGCTTGGTGGATCCTAGGATCATCGGTTTATCAAACGACCCTATTCCAAGACGAACGAGAATACGTGCTCAATTAAATCTTTATTCCGTTTACATGAAGTTAGGTGACATTTTTATGGCGGAAAAAAAATGGAAAGAAACCTCTGAGTTAGCATATGAATTTAGATTAGATGAAGAGATGTTCTGGGCGAATGCGCAGAGATTTAAGTGGGAAAAATTTAATATTGGATCTGAAAAAAAATCTAATCATTTGCTTTTTGGAAAGGAGGCTTTTCAAACTTACCAATCCAACTTAAATGTTCGTCTTTTTTCTCCTAAACATCGATTGGTTGACTTTTTGGAAACATACTCAGAAACACAGCTGACATCGAATGAAACAAAAGCTTTTGTCAATCACTGGGAGAACTTTAGAAGTCTTGAATTGTTTCGAGATTTAATCTCGGCACAATTTGAATTTGAAGATTCTAAATTGAATTTATATTATCAAGATTTAGTAAAGTGGGTTAAGGGTTATCGCAGGCTCAGTAATTTAATTTCTGAAAAGGCATTAAAACGGGAATCTGTAGTTGCTTCCTTAAAGCAACAAACATTGGAAATTCAGAATTTAGATGGAATCCTTGGGAAAATAAAACAAGTGTCACCTGAACGTTCTCCTTTTTTGGAACCAAAACGTTCTGCAACAGATTTGTTTCTAAACGGTTGGATTGGATTTTATCCTACGAATGGATCGAATGTTTTTCTTTATTTTCAGGAAGGAAAATTAAAAGCAGATGTTTGTAGGATCCAAGCTGATTTGAGCGCTTGTATTCCCAAAATACAAAACACATACCCAACCATACAGCTTATCGGAATGAAGGCAAACGGAGGTTTGGTGAAGTCTGTTTTGATGGAATACCATAAATTAAACATATACCCAACAATTTATTTCGACAGAAACCACCACGAATTATTTTCGGAAAGAACTGAACGTCGGTTGAAATGGGTAACTATCTATGGCGAAAATGAAAAGAAAAGACAAAATCAGAATGTGAGGGCTCTACCTTCTGGAAATTTGGGTATTTATTTGTATGACACCGATTACCTAGTAACAAACCGACCTCTCAGCAATCAGACAAGTTTGTTCGGTGATGAAAAATCTCAGGTGTTTCCTTTGCGCGAAATATTCCAAGGCAGCGGCTCTGAAATTTCCATGATTGGGATGAATGAAGCAAGTTTTGACACAGAGAAAGAATGGAATTTAATCAGTAAACTATTTGAAGTATTACGATCAAAACGAGTTCAGAATATTGTTTCTTATAACTCCAACAACAGCGAAGATTTTTCTTCCAAGAGGTTAGACGAATTTGCAAAAGATCCTAACCGTTTCTTGCTAGGAAATTGGAAAGAATTTTCAATTTCTAAAGATGGTTTAGAAAAAAAAATAAAACAACTGATTGAAGAAGGCTTCTTAAAAGAGAAATCGAAGGAATTTGTAGATGCGTATGAAAATTATTATACCGCATCCACTCTGTTAGATGATGGTGACCAGTTTTTACCAGGTCTTGAGTTGAAATTGGCAAAAATAAAAACGGAAATTTTCCCTAATGTTCCTAAAAAAACAATTTTTAGACCTCTTTGGATTAAATATTCTAAATCACCATTTCAAAATCAAATTCGATATGAGTATTTGGTTTCTTGTCTTTCTTCTAAGGAGAAAGAGGATTGTAAATATAACTCCTCTGATTTTATCGGTGACGAAAAGGATCTCTATTTGGGTGCCTTAGAGTTTTACTTTCAACTTCGTAGTGGGAATGTGAAAGAGATTGCCTCTAAAAATGAACTTCGATCGAAAGTAGAATCAAAAGAGGATCCTTTTTTACAAGCATATCGGTTGGGTACATTATACATCCAGAATTATATGTTTTACGAAGCAGAGTCAGAGACAAACAAACTGGCTAAACTTGCTAAAACTGCTAAAGAGAAAACAGTAGTCAAAAATCGTATTTTGGAAATATATTTCCATAAAGGATTTTTGTTAGGTGACAAGGATATTTATCTAACAACTCTCACTTCTACTTCAGCCTACAATTATGGGTTTAAAAAGGATTGGAAAAATTTTGATGAAAAAGTCCTTTCTCGGGATTTTACGAAATTTGGATATGCAGATTCCATTTATGATTCATATCGATTGAGACTATATACAGCTTGGAAAGAACAAGTCCAGACGGGATATTTTGAGCCTATGTCGTTAACACCAGAATACCTAACTAGTGGTGAATCGGTCTTGACGAAACTTTCACATTTAAACCGAACTTTATTTTATCATTTACTTTTGACTTCTATTCCATTCCAGAAAAACCAGGAAGTGAATTCATTGGTTGAGTTATTGCTTGCGGAAGAGGTGAAGGAAGGGCGTAGTTATCGAACACTTTTTTTTCGTTTGGAACTGGCAAAGGCTTTATTACTTCGTGGCGACTTTGAAATGGCTTCGTCTATGGTTTCAAAGATTCAGTCCATAGATAAAGAGTTAGGTGAAGGAAATCGGTTTTGGCAAGAAAAGTGGAATGATTTGAAATGGAAACTTGATTATTTAAAAAACCAACCTTCCTCGATTCAACATTCGAATCCATTTTTGAAGTTGTTCCAGTTGGCAAAAACCCAAAAACCTGAGGAATACATTGGCATCTTAAATGAATTTAATCGAAAAAACCGAGGAGAATTTTTAAGTCCTGAATTGAAAGAGGAGTATGAGTTTTTTTTCCATTTTCTTTTGCAACAAAGTTTAGAAAAAAATAGTTCGGAAAGTTTTTTTGATCTAGCGATTGCTCGCGATATGTTTCGATTTACTTCCAGTCGTTTTTCTGATGGAGATTTGTATGTAAAACACATCCCAAATTTTGAAGTACATTCGGAAAAATTAAAGAAAAAGATGATCGGTAAACAGGAGTTTCATGGGATTTTCGATCATGGTAAAAAAACATACCTATTAAGCTTTGCATCGGGTAAGTCTTTAGGGCGGGAAATGTTTTCTGATAACAAATTAATCTACAGAGAGTCTGTCAGGTATTTCCGATCTGCTGAATCGGGAAACCAGGAAGTGATCCTACGAGAATCTTTGGTCGATAAATATAGAACGAGTTTACGACTCAATAAGACAAGTCGTCACTATATCTATAGTTCCGGAATCCATGCAGTGGTGCCTATGGTTTTACCAGATATGGAATATTATTCTGTTGCTTCCGTTCCTGATTTTATCGCAAATCAAACGATCAAAATTGCTTCTATTTCGCCCAAAAAAACTGATGTATCCGTTCTGGGTTGGAAGTCATCTTTAGAGAACGAAATCAGTGCCAATCTTTTGTTATGGGAAACAAATGGAAAAAAAGATTCCAGTGCAGCATTTAGCGTCGATTTTGCGGAAATCGGTTGGTGTCAGAATCATTATTTATGTAGTGGTGGAACACCATTGTTTGACACGTCTGGAAGATCTGGAAGTGTCACTAAATTATATGCAAACCAAAGAATAGGAAATTCCGCTCAATATACAAATGATTTTAGTGGAGTCGCTTACTATCTAGCTCGAGAAAATAGTGGCTTGTTTGTTTTGCATTCCGGAATTCAATCTGGTGTTCATAATTTGTTTTTTCTAAAACAATTTTTGCAAACAAGTGATTTGCCAAAACCTTTACATGTTCGATTAGTAGAGGGTAAGGAAGCGGCGCGGAATTCGACAATCGATGACCGATTTTGGATTGGTTATAAGTTATATACTTCGGCCATGATTGAGGATTAA
- a CDS encoding DUF1318 domain-containing protein, giving the protein MKRLIILSLLLGCKSFLNLKVPPITITNAQTAAEKQMVGEDRELEKEGWMIASIQSSSNGRSNREKMATEDSDPDIKAHRIRLNYLMPELKRYKMHGIVGETPVGLVKLNPLASGLPSYAQYEIPAKRKRVEDVVLFINESRKIIWEKEILNQKKKGKKEEELIQFKQTLLDEYYKSVSAGEYYETINGRWEKFQ; this is encoded by the coding sequence ATGAAACGTCTTATTATCTTATCCCTTTTGTTGGGATGTAAATCTTTTTTAAATCTTAAGGTTCCACCGATCACAATCACCAATGCACAAACGGCAGCCGAAAAACAAATGGTGGGAGAGGATCGAGAATTAGAAAAAGAAGGTTGGATGATAGCATCCATCCAATCTTCCTCAAACGGTAGATCAAATCGTGAAAAAATGGCAACTGAAGATTCTGACCCAGATATCAAAGCTCATCGCATTCGTTTAAATTATTTGATGCCAGAGTTAAAAAGATACAAAATGCACGGTATTGTTGGAGAAACGCCTGTTGGTCTGGTCAAGTTAAATCCTTTGGCGAGTGGTTTGCCGAGTTATGCTCAGTATGAAATCCCTGCCAAGAGGAAACGAGTGGAAGACGTGGTTTTATTCATAAATGAATCAAGAAAAATCATTTGGGAAAAAGAAATCCTTAATCAAAAGAAAAAAGGTAAAAAAGAGGAAGAGTTAATTCAATTCAAACAAACCTTGTTAGATGAGTATTATAAATCTGTTTCGGCAGGAGAATATTATGAAACAATTAATGGCAGATGGGAGAAATTCCAATGA